One Microcebus murinus isolate Inina chromosome 22, M.murinus_Inina_mat1.0, whole genome shotgun sequence DNA segment encodes these proteins:
- the MLEC gene encoding malectin isoform X1: MLGARAVEGAAVALLQLMLLLLLPALRGPGLGVAGAAGAGLPESVIWAVNAGGESHVDVHGIHFRKDPLEGRVGRASDYGMKLPILRSNPEDQILYQTERYNEETFGYEVPIKEEGDYVLVLKFAEVYFAQSQQKVFDVRLNGHVVVKDLDIFDRVGHSTAHDEIIPMSIRKGKLSVQGEVSTFTGKLYIEFVKGYYDNPKVCALYIMAGTVDDVPKLQPHPGLEKKEEEEEEEEYDEGSNLKKQANKNRVQSGPRTPNPYASDNSSLMFPILVAFGVFIPTLFCLCRL, translated from the exons ATGCTGGGGGCCCGGGCGGTTGAGGGAGCCGCTGTGGCGCTCTTGCAACTgatgctactgctgctgctgccggcGCTCAGGGGGCCGGGGCTCGGCGTGGCCGGTGCGGCGGGGGCCGGGCTGCCCGAGAGCGTCATTTGGGCAGTCAACGCGGGCGGCGAGTCGCATGTGGACGTGCACGGGATCCACTTCCGCAAGGACCCCTTGGAAGGCCGGGTGGGCCGAG CCTCAGACTATGGCATGAAACTGCCAATCCTGCGTTCCAACCCTGAGGATCAGATCCTATATCAAACCGAACGGTACAATGAGGAGACATTTGGCTATGAAGTGCCCATCAAGGAGGAAGGGGACTACGTGCTGGTGTTGAAATTTGCCGAAGTCTACTTTGCACAGTCCCAGCAGAAG GTATTTGATGTACGATTGAATGGCCATGTCGTGGTGAAGGACTTGGATATCTTTGATCGTGTTGGGCACAGCACAGCTCACGATGAAATCATCCCTATGAGCATCAGAAAGGGGAAGCTGAGCGTCCAGGGGGAGGTGTCAACTTTCACAGGGAAACTCTACATTGAGTTTGTCAAG GGGTATTATGACAATCCCAAAGTCTGTGCACTCTACATCATGGCTGGGACAGTAGACG ATGTACCAAAGCTTCAGCCTCATCCAGGattggagaagaaagaagaggaagaagaagaagaagaatacgATGAAGGGTCTAATCTCAAAAAACAGGCCAATAAGAACCGGGTGCAGTCAGGCCCCCGCACACCCAACCCCTATGCCTCGGACAACAGCAGCCTCATGTTTCCCATCCTGGTGGCCTTTGGAGTCTTCATTCCGaccctcttctgcctctgccggTTGTGA
- the MLEC gene encoding malectin isoform X2, translated as MLGARAVEGAAVALLQLMLLLLLPALRGPGLGVAGAAGAGLPESVIWAVNAGGESHVDVHGIHFRKDPLEGRVGRASDYGMKLPILRSNPEDQILYQTERYNEETFGYEVPIKEEGDYVLVLKFAEVYFAQSQQKMYQSFSLIQDWRRKKRKKKKKNTMKGLISKNRPIRTGCSQAPAHPTPMPRTTAASCFPSWWPLESSFRPSSASAGCENK; from the exons ATGCTGGGGGCCCGGGCGGTTGAGGGAGCCGCTGTGGCGCTCTTGCAACTgatgctactgctgctgctgccggcGCTCAGGGGGCCGGGGCTCGGCGTGGCCGGTGCGGCGGGGGCCGGGCTGCCCGAGAGCGTCATTTGGGCAGTCAACGCGGGCGGCGAGTCGCATGTGGACGTGCACGGGATCCACTTCCGCAAGGACCCCTTGGAAGGCCGGGTGGGCCGAG CCTCAGACTATGGCATGAAACTGCCAATCCTGCGTTCCAACCCTGAGGATCAGATCCTATATCAAACCGAACGGTACAATGAGGAGACATTTGGCTATGAAGTGCCCATCAAGGAGGAAGGGGACTACGTGCTGGTGTTGAAATTTGCCGAAGTCTACTTTGCACAGTCCCAGCAGAAG ATGTACCAAAGCTTCAGCCTCATCCAGGattggagaagaaagaagaggaagaagaagaagaagaatacgATGAAGGGTCTAATCTCAAAAAACAGGCCAATAAGAACCGGGTGCAGTCAGGCCCCCGCACACCCAACCCCTATGCCTCGGACAACAGCAGCCTCATGTTTCCCATCCTGGTGGCCTTTGGAGTCTTCATTCCGaccctcttctgcctctgccggTTGTGAGAACAAATGA